A window of the Streptomyces luomodiensis genome harbors these coding sequences:
- a CDS encoding DUF317 domain-containing protein, translating to MTHPTPGARIPVHPRYLAASDGCADAVFAPLTGPKWHKRTDEWGNYHAFGDQGRLHIGFIPKYCELVEPIGLWHIEARPHRDAPALWRAAMSDCTPSEIIAALTTALATDVETGGDRPPFLRYSGPPDTVWRPLTEAGWQHSISEFGARALAPDLLAEVTHTPPRPGPARDQAREEAWQVEVRTSDGGEALWWAEFHTDTPAHLVTAFATALAYPQLLWHTEHTLPPQTHRLLDRG from the coding sequence ATGACTCACCCCACCCCCGGTGCCCGTATTCCGGTACACCCCCGCTATCTGGCCGCCAGCGACGGGTGCGCCGACGCCGTCTTCGCCCCGCTGACCGGCCCTAAGTGGCACAAGCGGACGGACGAGTGGGGCAATTACCACGCCTTCGGCGACCAGGGCCGCCTGCACATCGGGTTCATTCCGAAATACTGCGAGCTGGTCGAACCCATCGGCCTGTGGCACATCGAGGCCCGCCCCCACCGCGACGCCCCGGCCCTGTGGCGGGCGGCGATGAGCGATTGCACCCCATCCGAGATCATCGCCGCCCTCACCACCGCGCTGGCCACCGACGTCGAAACGGGCGGTGACCGCCCGCCCTTCCTCCGCTACAGCGGCCCCCCGGACACCGTCTGGCGCCCCCTGACCGAAGCCGGATGGCAGCACAGCATCAGCGAATTCGGGGCCCGTGCCCTGGCACCGGATCTACTCGCCGAGGTCACCCACACCCCGCCGCGCCCGGGCCCCGCCCGGGACCAGGCCCGCGAGGAGGCATGGCAGGTCGAAGTCCGGACCAGCGACGGCGGCGAGGCGCTGTGGTGGGCCGAATTCCACACCGACACCCCGGCCCATCTAGTCACCGCCTTCGCCACAGCCCTGGCATACCCGCAGCTGCTGTGGCACACCGAGCACACCCTCCCGCCCCAGACCCACCGCCTGCTCGACCGCGGCTGA